In Zingiber officinale cultivar Zhangliang chromosome 6A, Zo_v1.1, whole genome shotgun sequence, a single genomic region encodes these proteins:
- the LOC121996521 gene encoding ATP synthase subunit delta, chloroplastic-like, producing the protein MAALRLSPIALRPAVAAAPFSDSSSPARVSCLLRRLPSAAPCRLRILSPFPRRHRGGGALGAVMMDSAASSYATALAEVAHSNDSLEKTAADVEKLEQAFADPAIESFFSNPTIPVERKAEVVKEIASTLELLPHTANFLNILVDMRRIDIFNEIAKEFELQFNKITNTEVAVVSSVVDLESQDLSQITKVVQQFTGAKNVRIKTVLDPSLIAGFTIRYGATGSKFIDMSVKKQIDEIATQLDFSSISF; encoded by the coding sequence ATGGCCGCCCTCCGCTTGTCTCCGATCGCCCTCCGCCCCGCCGTCGCCGCAGCTCCTTTCTCCGACTCCTCCTCGCCTGCCCGAGTTTCCTGCTTACTACGCCGCCTCCCCTCCGCCGCCCCCTGCCGCTTAAGGATCCTCTCCCCTTTCCCCCGGCGCCACCGAGGAGGCGGCGCCCTCGGGGCCGTCATGATGGACTCTGCCGCCTCGAGCTACGCGACAGCACTCGCCGAGGTCGCCCATTCGAACGACTCCCTCGAGAAAACTGCAGCCGACGTCGAGAAGTTGGAGCAGGCGTTCGCCGACCCAGCCATCGAATCCTTCTTCTCCAACCCTACCATCCCAGTGGAGCGGAAAGCCGAGGTGGTGAAGGAGATTGCTTCCACCCTCGAGCTCCTCCCCCACACCGCCAACTTCCTCAACATCCTCGTCGACATGCGGCGTATCGACATCTTCAATGAGATCGCCAAGGAGTTCGAGTTGCAATTCAACAAAATCACAAACACGGAGGTCGCCGTCGTCTCCTCGGTGGTGGATTTGGAATCGCAGGACCTTTCCCAGATCACGAAGGTGGTTCAGCAGTTCACCGGGGCCAAGAACGTGAGGATCAAGACGGTGCTCGATCCTTCCCTCATCGCCGGATTCACGATCCGGTACGGGGCAACAGGGTCCAAGTTCATCGACATGAGCGTCAAGAAGCAGATCGATGAGATCGCCACGCAGCTCGATTTCTCCTCCATTTCCTTCTAA